GTGCGCCCAACAGAATCAACCGCATGGTGACGAGTTCCTCAAGTTTTAAATTCCGGTGCGCCAATTGCTTGAAACGCGTTGGGAATCGGTCCGGTGCGCGGGACCGATTCCCAAAACGTCTGGTGATGCGAGCAACGCAAACGGGGAGCCTAGCGGGCGAACTTGACGCCAGCCTTACCAGGACACTGGGAATGAGGCTCCGCCGGACGGCAGCGCCCATGGCTCGATTTGTCTCCGTGCCATCGCTGCCGCGCCTGTCGTGGGCGGCGGCATGCGACTTGTCATCCTCGCGATTATGCCATGGCGGCGCGGGGGGATTGCCGCGCGGCGGGGCAAAGTTCCCGCTAGGGCCCGTCCTGCGACAATAAATCGCTCCATGCCGCGCGCACGCGGGCGAGGTCTTCCGCCGTATCGACGCCGGCGGCCGGTGCATCGTCGGTGGTCAGCACGGCGATGCGTTCGCCGTGCCACATGGCGCGCAGTTGCTCGAGCTGCTCGGTCTGCTCCAGCGGCGCGGCGGCCAGCTGCGGGAAGCGTCGCAGGAAGGCGGCACGGTAGGCGTAGATGCCGATATGGCGCAGCACCGGCATGGCGGGCAGCGGGCGTTCGGCGGCGGGCTGGTCCAGCGCGGCGGGCGTCCAGGCATCGCGCGCCCAGGGCAGCGGGGCGCGCGAGAACAGCAGCGCGCGCTCGGCGGCGTCCAGCACGACCTTGACCACGTTCGGGTTGAAGATGTCGGCGGCGGCGCGGATGGGATGGGCGGCGGTGGCGATGGCGCAATCGGCGTGGTCGCGCAGGTGCGCGGCCACGTTGTCGATCAGCGTCGGGGCGATCAGCGGTTCGTCGCCCTGCACGTTGACGACGATGGCGTCATCGGGCAGCGCCAGCACGGTGGCGACCTCCGCCAGCCGGTCCGTGCCCGACGCGTGGTCGGCACGGGTCAGCACCGCCTCGATATGGTGCTGCATGCAGGCATCGGCCACCGAGACGGCATCGGTGGCGACCACCACGCGCGCCGCCGACGACTGGTGCGCGCGTTCGGCCACGCGCACCACCATCGGCTTGCCGCCGATGTCGGCCAGCGGCTTGTTGGGCAGCCGCGTGGAGGCGAGCCGCGCGGGGATGACGGCAATGAACGGCGCGTGCGACATGGCGGGGCGTCGTCCGCGTCAGGCCGGATCGACCGGCGTGCCTTCGACGGTCTGGCGCGCCTCGTCGGCCAGCATCACGGGGATGCCGTCGCGGATCGGATAGGCCAGCTTGTCGACGTGGCAGATCAGTTCGTTATGGGCGCGGTCGTGTTGCAGCGTGCCCTTGCACAGCGGGCAGACCAGGATTTCCAGCAGGCGATTGTCCATGACGGTAAGGCTCCGGGGCGGGCGGCACGGCAGCCCGCCGATGCGGCGGGGGCACAGTCGTTATTGTGCGCCAGCCTGAGAAGTTGAGCGATCGGCCAGGGCGCGCACGCGCCGGCAGACCTGTTCGACCAGCGCGGCATCGACCACCGGCGTGGTCGGCACCACCCAGATGCGCGGGTCGTCGAGATGGCCGCATTTTACGGCATCCTTTTCGGTGATCAGGATGGTTTCGGCGCCGGCATCCGCGAACGGGTTGTCTGCAAAGTCGTAGTGGTCGGGCAGCGGCAGGGTGGCCGGCTGGAGCCCGGCGGCGCGCAGCGAGGCGAAGAAGCGCTCGGGGTTGCCGATGC
The sequence above is a segment of the Ralstonia nicotianae genome. Coding sequences within it:
- the kdsB gene encoding 3-deoxy-manno-octulosonate cytidylyltransferase codes for the protein MSHAPFIAVIPARLASTRLPNKPLADIGGKPMVVRVAERAHQSSAARVVVATDAVSVADACMQHHIEAVLTRADHASGTDRLAEVATVLALPDDAIVVNVQGDEPLIAPTLIDNVAAHLRDHADCAIATAAHPIRAAADIFNPNVVKVVLDAAERALLFSRAPLPWARDAWTPAALDQPAAERPLPAMPVLRHIGIYAYRAAFLRRFPQLAAAPLEQTEQLEQLRAMWHGERIAVLTTDDAPAAGVDTAEDLARVRAAWSDLLSQDGP
- a CDS encoding Trm112 family protein, which produces MDNRLLEILVCPLCKGTLQHDRAHNELICHVDKLAYPIRDGIPVMLADEARQTVEGTPVDPA